Proteins co-encoded in one Prevotella sp. E13-27 genomic window:
- a CDS encoding chromate transporter — MNIYLESFKTFFKIGMFTLGGGYAMIPIIESEVVEKHKWVSKEEFLDLIAIAQSCPGVFAINISTFIGYKLRKVRGAISCTLGTALPSFLIILLIAMFFHQFQDNAIVASIFRGIRPAVVALIAVPTFNLAKSAQLTWTTAWIPVVGALAIWALGVSPIIIILAAGLFGWMYGTLIKPTE, encoded by the coding sequence ATGAATATCTATTTGGAATCATTTAAAACATTCTTTAAGATTGGCATGTTCACCCTTGGGGGTGGATATGCCATGATTCCCATTATCGAGTCGGAAGTTGTGGAAAAGCACAAATGGGTGTCGAAAGAGGAGTTCCTTGACCTCATCGCCATTGCCCAGAGCTGTCCGGGTGTCTTTGCCATCAACATCAGCACTTTCATTGGATATAAGCTGAGAAAGGTAAGGGGCGCCATCAGCTGCACTCTTGGCACAGCCTTGCCTTCTTTTCTCATTATCCTGCTGATAGCTATGTTCTTTCATCAGTTTCAGGACAATGCCATCGTGGCGTCTATCTTCCGTGGTATCCGTCCTGCTGTTGTGGCGCTTATTGCCGTTCCAACGTTTAATCTTGCAAAGAGTGCACAGCTGACGTGGACCACTGCATGGATACCCGTCGTTGGCGCACTTGCCATCTGGGCACTTGGCGTTTCACCTATTATAATAATACTTGCCGCAGGACTCTTTGGCTGGATGTACGGCACACTGATAAAACCAACAGAATGA
- a CDS encoding chromate transporter, whose protein sequence is MIYLYLFITFFEIGVFGFGGGYGMLSLIQNETVEHWHWLTSSQFTDIVAVSQMTPGPIGINSATYCGYTAVINAGGSVPMAMLGSAVATFALVLPSLVLMVLISKMFLKYMHTVGVQSVFAGLRPAVVGLLAAATLLLCTKDNFSAPSENMWQFCISIMLFVATFVGTLFFKINPIKMILMSGFAGLLLLY, encoded by the coding sequence ATGATTTACCTATATCTTTTCATAACATTCTTTGAAATAGGCGTTTTCGGCTTTGGTGGCGGCTATGGCATGCTCTCGCTCATTCAGAACGAGACCGTAGAACATTGGCACTGGCTCACATCATCGCAGTTTACTGACATCGTTGCTGTCAGTCAGATGACCCCAGGTCCTATTGGCATCAACTCAGCAACCTATTGCGGATATACCGCTGTTATAAATGCTGGTGGATCTGTGCCAATGGCTATGCTTGGCTCTGCTGTGGCTACTTTTGCTCTTGTTCTGCCTTCGCTTGTGTTGATGGTACTCATCAGCAAGATGTTTCTAAAGTATATGCATACCGTTGGCGTTCAGTCGGTCTTTGCAGGCTTGCGCCCAGCAGTCGTTGGCTTGTTGGCAGCTGCCACGTTGCTGCTCTGTACAAAGGACAATTTCTCTGCTCCGTCTGAGAATATGTGGCAGTTCTGTATTAGCATCATGCTCTTCGTTGCCACCTTCGTAGGTACATTGTTCTTTAAGATTAACCCCATCAAGATGATACTGATGAGTGGTTTTGCCGGTCTGCTGTTGCTTTATTAA
- a CDS encoding SprT-like domain-containing protein, with product MELTAQYLRERFRVLNNDYFDNELPEPQFAVTNARTQMGQFSCKRVRKGFFGKYANTSYKIKVSEYYEQTAEEIDDTLLHEMIHFLIAFRQLRDTSAHGQLFRKEMNRLNRMGRHITISARTTQYVTTPKNQRKQHLVLALEGRDGSRYLSVVHPSYRKYVERQLPLAPQIAAHYWFVSNDSFFDSFSQVRSLRARKITKEVYDKVVDKKQ from the coding sequence ATGGAACTGACTGCACAATATCTGCGCGAGCGCTTCCGGGTGCTCAACAATGACTACTTTGACAACGAACTGCCAGAGCCGCAGTTTGCCGTCACTAATGCACGGACACAGATGGGACAGTTCTCTTGTAAGCGAGTAAGAAAAGGTTTCTTCGGCAAATATGCCAATACGAGCTATAAGATAAAGGTGAGCGAGTATTACGAGCAGACTGCTGAAGAGATTGACGACACCCTACTCCATGAGATGATTCACTTCCTCATTGCCTTCCGACAACTGCGCGACACATCAGCACACGGACAATTGTTCCGTAAGGAGATGAATCGCCTGAACCGTATGGGGCGCCACATCACCATCAGCGCACGTACCACCCAGTATGTGACAACACCAAAGAACCAACGCAAACAGCACTTGGTGCTGGCATTGGAGGGAAGGGACGGCAGTCGCTATCTGTCGGTGGTTCATCCTTCCTACAGGAAGTATGTAGAACGACAATTACCACTGGCTCCACAAATAGCGGCTCATTATTGGTTTGTAAGCAATGACAGTTTCTTTGACAGTTTCTCGCAGGTGCGTTCTTTACGCGCGCGAAAAATTACCAAAGAGGTATATGACAAGGTTGTAGATAAAAAGCAATAG
- the gdhA gene encoding NADP-specific glutamate dehydrogenase has product MEVEKIMQALERKHPGELEYLQAVREVLESIKDVYNQHPEFEKAKIVERIVEPERITTFRVPWVDDKGEVQVNIGYRVQFNSAIGPYKGGLRFHPSVNLSILKFLGFEQTFKNALTTLPMGGGKGGSDFAPRGKSDAEIMRFCQAFMMELYKVIGPDMDVPAGDIGVGGREIGYLFGMYKKLTSQFHGATLTGKGLEWGGSILRPEATGFGALYFVNHMMKTHGLDIKGKTVALSGFGNVAWGAAKKATELGAKVITISGPDGYIYDPAGLDAEKIEYMLELRASGNDICAPYAEEFDGATFFPGKKPWEQKADIYLPCATQNELNGADADAILANKPLCVAEVSNMGCTADAVNKFIAAGQLFAPGKAVNAGGVATSGLEMTQNSMRMSWTAEEVDQKLHQIMSGIHEQCVKYGKEANGYINYVKGANVAGFMKVAHAMMAQGIV; this is encoded by the coding sequence ATGGAAGTTGAGAAAATCATGCAGGCTTTGGAGCGTAAGCATCCGGGCGAGTTGGAGTATCTACAGGCAGTGCGCGAAGTGCTTGAGTCAATAAAGGATGTCTATAATCAGCATCCTGAGTTCGAGAAAGCAAAGATTGTTGAGCGCATTGTTGAGCCAGAGCGCATCACCACATTCCGCGTGCCCTGGGTTGATGACAAGGGCGAGGTTCAGGTGAACATCGGCTACCGTGTACAGTTCAACTCAGCCATTGGCCCTTACAAAGGCGGTCTGCGTTTCCACCCATCAGTAAACCTTTCCATTCTGAAGTTCCTCGGTTTCGAACAGACATTCAAGAACGCTCTGACCACACTGCCTATGGGCGGTGGCAAGGGCGGCAGTGACTTTGCTCCTCGTGGTAAGAGCGACGCTGAGATTATGCGTTTCTGCCAGGCATTCATGATGGAGTTGTATAAAGTAATTGGTCCTGATATGGACGTGCCTGCAGGCGATATCGGTGTTGGCGGTCGTGAGATTGGCTACCTCTTCGGTATGTACAAGAAACTCACATCACAGTTCCACGGTGCTACTCTCACTGGTAAGGGACTGGAGTGGGGTGGCTCAATCCTTCGTCCTGAGGCAACAGGCTTTGGCGCACTCTATTTCGTTAACCACATGATGAAGACCCATGGTTTGGACATCAAGGGTAAGACAGTTGCATTGTCTGGCTTCGGCAATGTTGCATGGGGTGCTGCAAAGAAAGCCACTGAGCTTGGCGCAAAGGTTATCACCATCAGCGGTCCTGACGGCTATATCTACGATCCAGCTGGACTTGATGCAGAGAAGATAGAATACATGCTTGAGCTCCGTGCCAGCGGCAACGATATCTGTGCTCCTTACGCTGAGGAGTTCGACGGCGCTACATTCTTCCCAGGCAAGAAGCCATGGGAGCAGAAGGCCGACATCTATCTGCCATGTGCTACTCAGAACGAGCTCAATGGTGCTGATGCCGATGCTATCCTGGCAAATAAGCCGTTGTGCGTAGCTGAGGTTTCCAACATGGGCTGCACGGCTGATGCTGTCAACAAGTTCATTGCTGCCGGTCAGCTGTTTGCTCCTGGCAAGGCTGTCAATGCAGGCGGCGTGGCTACCAGTGGTCTTGAGATGACACAGAACTCTATGCGTATGTCATGGACAGCTGAGGAGGTTGATCAGAAGCTCCACCAAATTATGTCTGGCATCCATGAGCAATGCGTCAAGTACGGCAAGGAGGCTAACGGCTATATAAACTATGTTAAGGGTGCTAACGTCGCAGGCTTCATGAAGGTTGCCCACGCAATGATGGCACAAGGAATCGTGTGA
- a CDS encoding septal ring lytic transglycosylase RlpA family protein, translating into MRIYRIIIKLSLVLGFIFWSSAPSLCQTQLGYASHYAKSASGARTANGERLHHDSMTCAHRTFPFGTVLQVTHLKNGRTILVRVNDRGPYASGRIIDLSWEAAKQLGMLGEGIAKVSVHQADNIVIPLLAPKERIVFPKLEVESIEMADTIKPIWQEDLLIEHKVVQKKKRSKKALK; encoded by the coding sequence TTGAGAATTTATAGAATCATAATAAAACTGAGCTTGGTACTGGGCTTCATCTTTTGGAGCTCAGCGCCAAGTCTTTGTCAGACACAGTTGGGCTATGCGTCACATTATGCCAAGTCTGCTTCAGGTGCTCGTACGGCAAATGGTGAGCGCCTGCACCATGACTCCATGACGTGTGCTCACCGTACGTTTCCATTTGGCACTGTGCTACAGGTGACCCATCTGAAAAATGGGCGTACTATCCTTGTGCGTGTCAACGACCGCGGTCCCTATGCCAGTGGACGTATCATTGACCTTTCGTGGGAGGCGGCTAAACAGTTGGGCATGCTTGGTGAAGGCATCGCCAAGGTATCTGTCCATCAGGCTGATAATATAGTTATACCATTGCTGGCACCGAAGGAACGTATAGTGTTCCCGAAGCTTGAGGTCGAGTCTATAGAGATGGCCGACACAATCAAGCCTATCTGGCAGGAAGACCTGCTTATTGAACATAAGGTGGTACAGAAAAAGAAGCGCAGCAAAAAGGCTTTGAAGTAG
- a CDS encoding helix-turn-helix domain-containing protein yields the protein MNNLVVDYSDGDVSIYDNVKNLKEISPLKPLVNLVVMCTSGSMKMVIGGRTSVVKTDDVMFCPSCVCIDDYTLTSDFECKMLCMSDRIIQTLLHDKYLVWNDAVYMSQLNVVSMSEVCKEEFSFYYALIQSKIKNHRKNSNEIMHALIRSLLLELCNIIESTQQNYDDERKQSQGRMLFNRFIRIVAASEVKRQPITHYAGMLAITPKYLTMLCLKYSNKTASDWIVQYTKEDIRFYLRNSNLSIKEVSARLGFANMSHFGSYVRKHLGASPSDFRRGR from the coding sequence ATGAATAATCTTGTTGTAGATTATTCTGATGGAGATGTGTCAATCTATGACAACGTAAAGAATCTCAAGGAGATATCACCTCTGAAACCATTGGTAAACCTAGTGGTTATGTGTACTTCTGGTAGCATGAAAATGGTAATAGGTGGCAGGACATCAGTAGTGAAAACTGACGATGTGATGTTTTGTCCGTCGTGTGTCTGTATCGATGATTATACTCTGACTTCTGATTTTGAATGTAAGATGCTTTGCATGTCTGACCGCATCATCCAGACCTTGCTTCATGATAAGTATCTCGTTTGGAACGATGCTGTCTATATGAGTCAGCTCAATGTGGTAAGCATGTCCGAAGTGTGCAAGGAAGAGTTCAGTTTCTATTATGCACTGATTCAATCAAAGATTAAGAACCATCGTAAGAATTCAAACGAGATAATGCATGCTCTGATACGTTCGTTGCTCCTCGAGCTTTGCAACATCATTGAGAGCACCCAGCAAAATTATGACGACGAGAGGAAGCAGTCGCAGGGACGCATGCTTTTCAATCGTTTCATTCGTATTGTAGCTGCTAGTGAGGTAAAACGCCAGCCCATCACTCATTATGCCGGCATGCTTGCCATCACCCCAAAATACCTCACCATGCTCTGTCTAAAGTATAGTAACAAGACCGCTTCTGACTGGATTGTGCAATATACTAAGGAAGACATACGCTTCTATCTCAGGAACTCTAACCTGAGCATCAAGGAGGTGTCAGCCCGTCTTGGCTTTGCTAATATGAGCCATTTCGGCAGCTATGTTAGAAAGCATCTCGGCGCTTCTCCAAGCGATTTCCGTCGCGGACGGTAA
- a CDS encoding PEP/pyruvate-binding domain-containing protein: MANIPQEFNNFFLKDVSFMNLMTRRIFSVLIVANPYDAFMLEDDGRVDEKIFDEYTELGMRYPPSFTQVSTTDEANQVLGETNIDLVICMPGNADNDAFAVARQIKEKHPDIPCVVLTPFSHGITQRMQDEDMSIFDYVFCWLGNTNLILSIIKLIEDRMNIEHDMREAGVQMILLVEDNIRFYSSILPNLYNYILAQSKRFSTEALNPHAAAQRKRGRPKVMLATNYEEAMSIYEKYKDNVLGVISDTRFPIHTAVGRLSHVEEGDAEAGLKLLKEIRLHDEYVPLILQSSEVVNKEKAWEAGFDFLDKNSKKFNVDLRHLLEEHMGFGDFIFRDPETHEEVARVSSLKELQDNIFKIPHDSLMHHVRRNHMSRWLCARAIFPVSNFLKHVTWHKLQDVDAHRQIIFDAIVQYRRMKNIGIVAVFDRLKFDRYAHFARIGEGSLGGKGRGLAFLDNVIKTHPELNKFGNATVQIPKTVVLCTDFFDEFMDKNNLWTIALSDAPDEDILQHFLRAQLPDALIADFFTFFDAVKSPIAVRSSSLLEDSHYQPFAGIYSTYMIPYLEDKYEMLRMMACAIKSVYASVYYRDSKAYMTATQNVIDQEKMAVILQEVVGKQYGDLYYPTFSGVLRSLNYYPIGDEKAEEGIASLALGLGKYIVDGGQTLRVSPHHPHQVLQMSEMDIALRDTQTRFYALDMSHVGDDFKVDDGFNIKKLRVKQADQDGSLNYIASTFDPADQIIRPGIYEGGRKVISFDGVLQQGVFPLPELLQMSQEYGADAMHRPVEIEFACNLEPSTDPTEGAARGDLYLLQIRPIVDSKQVLDEDLQQIPDEQCLLRSYNSLGHGISEDVVDVVYVKTDENFTASNNPQIACEIEQINRQFLEQAHTNYVLIGPGRWGSSDPWLGIPVKWPHISAARVIVEAGLKNYHVDPSQGTHFFQNLTSFGVGYFTINTYTGDGILQQSVLDAMPAVYETEHVRHVRFERPLKIMMDGKKQTGVVLLP, from the coding sequence ATGGCTAATATTCCTCAGGAATTCAATAACTTTTTCTTGAAAGATGTGTCGTTCATGAACCTCATGACTCGTCGCATCTTCAGTGTGCTTATTGTTGCAAACCCCTACGATGCGTTCATGCTTGAAGACGATGGCCGCGTAGATGAGAAAATCTTCGACGAATACACTGAGCTGGGCATGCGCTATCCGCCATCGTTCACTCAGGTGTCAACGACTGATGAAGCCAATCAGGTGCTGGGCGAGACAAACATCGACCTTGTCATCTGTATGCCAGGCAATGCCGACAACGATGCTTTTGCCGTGGCGCGCCAGATAAAAGAGAAGCACCCCGACATACCATGTGTTGTGCTTACTCCCTTCTCCCATGGCATCACTCAGCGAATGCAGGATGAGGACATGTCAATCTTCGACTATGTGTTCTGCTGGCTTGGCAACACCAACCTTATTCTCTCTATAATAAAACTTATTGAGGACCGCATGAACATTGAGCATGACATGCGTGAGGCAGGTGTGCAGATGATATTGTTGGTTGAAGACAACATACGCTTCTATTCCTCCATCCTTCCCAACCTCTATAACTATATCCTTGCACAGAGCAAGCGTTTCTCAACAGAGGCATTGAACCCTCATGCAGCAGCCCAGCGTAAGCGCGGTCGTCCAAAGGTCATGCTGGCAACCAACTATGAGGAGGCAATGTCTATCTATGAGAAGTATAAGGACAACGTGTTGGGAGTCATTTCTGATACGCGCTTCCCCATCCATACCGCTGTAGGACGCCTCTCTCATGTGGAGGAAGGCGATGCTGAGGCAGGCCTGAAACTGCTGAAGGAGATACGTCTGCACGACGAGTATGTGCCCCTGATTCTTCAGAGCTCTGAAGTTGTGAACAAAGAGAAGGCATGGGAGGCCGGCTTTGACTTCCTTGACAAGAACTCCAAGAAGTTCAATGTCGATCTGCGTCATCTGCTTGAGGAGCACATGGGCTTTGGCGACTTCATCTTCCGTGATCCTGAGACCCACGAGGAGGTGGCTCGCGTGTCGTCGTTGAAAGAGCTTCAGGACAATATCTTTAAGATTCCCCATGACTCGCTCATGCATCATGTGCGTCGCAACCACATGAGCCGTTGGCTCTGTGCCCGCGCCATCTTCCCTGTGTCCAACTTCCTAAAGCATGTCACATGGCATAAGCTCCAGGATGTCGATGCCCACCGCCAGATTATTTTCGACGCCATAGTCCAGTATCGCCGCATGAAGAACATCGGCATCGTGGCAGTCTTCGACCGCTTGAAGTTCGACCGCTATGCCCATTTTGCACGTATTGGCGAGGGCTCGCTTGGTGGCAAAGGCCGTGGCCTCGCGTTCCTCGACAATGTGATAAAGACTCATCCTGAGCTCAACAAGTTCGGCAATGCCACAGTCCAGATACCAAAGACCGTGGTGCTGTGTACTGACTTCTTCGATGAGTTTATGGACAAGAATAACCTGTGGACCATTGCCCTTAGCGATGCTCCCGATGAAGATATATTGCAGCACTTTCTGCGCGCACAGCTGCCCGATGCGCTGATAGCCGACTTCTTCACTTTCTTTGATGCTGTGAAGTCGCCTATTGCCGTGCGCTCCAGCTCTTTGCTCGAAGACTCCCACTACCAGCCCTTTGCAGGAATCTATAGCACATACATGATTCCTTATCTCGAAGATAAGTATGAGATGCTGCGCATGATGGCCTGTGCTATCAAGAGTGTCTATGCCTCAGTCTATTATCGTGACTCAAAGGCATATATGACAGCCACTCAGAACGTCATAGACCAGGAGAAGATGGCAGTAATCCTTCAGGAGGTAGTGGGCAAACAGTATGGCGACCTCTACTATCCCACGTTCTCAGGCGTTCTGCGCTCGCTTAACTATTACCCCATTGGTGATGAGAAGGCAGAGGAGGGCATAGCCTCGCTGGCACTTGGTCTTGGCAAGTATATCGTTGATGGCGGACAGACCCTTCGCGTGTCGCCTCACCATCCTCATCAGGTACTGCAGATGAGCGAGATGGATATTGCGCTGCGCGACACCCAGACTCGCTTCTATGCCCTTGACATGAGCCATGTTGGCGATGACTTCAAGGTCGATGATGGCTTTAATATTAAGAAGCTTCGCGTAAAGCAGGCCGATCAGGACGGCTCGCTCAACTATATCGCCTCCACATTCGATCCTGCCGACCAGATTATTCGTCCTGGCATCTATGAAGGTGGTCGCAAGGTCATCTCCTTTGACGGTGTGCTCCAGCAGGGAGTGTTCCCATTGCCAGAGCTTCTGCAGATGTCGCAGGAGTATGGCGCCGATGCCATGCACCGTCCTGTGGAGATAGAGTTCGCTTGTAACCTGGAGCCTTCGACAGACCCCACTGAAGGTGCTGCTCGTGGCGATCTCTACCTGTTGCAGATACGTCCTATCGTTGACTCTAAGCAGGTGCTCGATGAAGACCTTCAGCAGATACCCGATGAGCAGTGCCTGCTGCGTTCTTACAACTCGCTTGGCCATGGCATCTCCGAAGATGTGGTCGATGTGGTCTATGTCAAGACCGACGAGAACTTCACAGCATCAAACAATCCGCAGATAGCATGCGAGATTGAACAGATAAACCGTCAGTTCCTTGAGCAAGCACATACCAATTATGTGCTCATAGGTCCAGGACGCTGGGGCTCCAGCGATCCATGGCTTGGCATACCTGTAAAGTGGCCTCACATCTCTGCAGCCCGTGTCATCGTTGAGGCAGGCCTGAAGAACTATCATGTCGATCCCTCGCAGGGTACTCATTTCTTCCAGAACCTCACATCCTTCGGCGTGGGTTACTTCACCATTAACACCTATACTGGCGATGGCATTCTTCAACAGTCTGTGCTCGATGCTATGCCCGCTGTCTATGAGACCGAGCATGTGCGTCATGTGCGCTTCGAGCGTCCGCTGAAAATTATGATGGACGGCAAGAAGCAGACAGGTGTCGTGCTGCTGCCATGA